Proteins encoded by one window of Aspergillus puulaauensis MK2 DNA, chromosome 4, nearly complete sequence:
- a CDS encoding putative extracellular sialidase/neuraminidase (CAZy:GH33;~COG:S;~EggNog:ENOG410PI8X;~InterPro:IPR036278,IPR026856,IPR011040;~PFAM:PF13088;~SECRETED:SignalP(1-16);~go_function: GO:0004308 - exo-alpha-sialidase activity [Evidence IEA]): MRFLKLLPFLATAAFANVDDPAADKAQSHNEFALFRSANMNGADKLSTGVGFHSFRIPAVVRSKSGRLIAFAEGRRFNDRDFGDINLVYKRTKSTDGVGKAIDDWEGLREVVGAGDGTWGNPAPVVDDDGTIYLWMSWNNGSYSQTGLPLHDGTPTKPIDDTWEGRRHLFLTYSKDEGETWSEPEDFTKALTPEGRTWDAVGPGIGIRLTSGELVIPAQERNLIGRGEPGKREWTAQDVPGAGSEGTIVELPNGRLQRNDRKSGGYRIISYGSLADGFGEFKEDTGLPDPGCQGSILSYNRGEDLNRTIFMNAADAETRRSMRVRVTYDDDARKYNYGRKLEDAPVPSSGHQGGYSSMVKTGDYHIGALVESDFFNDGSNGGSYRTILWRRFNLSWVLHGPNN; the protein is encoded by the coding sequence atGCGCTTCTTGAagctcctccccttcctggCCACGGCGGCCTTCGCCAACGTCGACGACCCAGCTGCCGACAAGGCCCAGTCGCACAATGAGTTTGCGCTCTTCCGCAGCGCGAACATGAACGGAGCCGACAAACTGTCCACAGGCGTCGGCTTCCACTCCTTCCGCATCCCTGCTGTGGTCCGCAGCAAGTCCGGCCGCCTCATCGCCTTCGCCGAGGGCCGCCGCTTCAACGACCGCGACTTCGGCGACATCAACCTCGTCTACAAGCGCACCAAGTCCACTGACGGCGTGGGCAAGGCCATCGACGACTGGGAGGGGCTGAGGGAAgtcgtcggcgccggcgaCGGCACATGGGGGAACCCGGCCcccgtcgtcgacgacgatggcACGATCTATCtctggatgagctggaaTAACGGCAGTTACTCGCAAACCGGTCTCCCCCTGCACGACGGAACCCCGACAAAGCCCATCGACGACACCTGGGAAGGCCGccgccacctcttcctcacctacagcaaggacgagggcgagaccTGGTCCGAGCCTGAAGATTTCACAAAGGCACTCACCCCCGAGGGACGGACCTGGGACGCCGTCGGGCCCGGTATCGGAATCCGCCTCACATCTGGCGAACTCGTCATCCCCGCTCAGGAACGCAACCTGATCGGCCGCGGCGAGCCAGGCAAGCGCGAGTGGACCGCCCAGGACGTCCCCGGGGCCGGGTCGGAGGGTACGATCGTCGAGCTCCCCAATGGACGGCTCCAGCGCAATGACCGCAAGTCCGGCGGATACCGCATCATCTCGTATGGCAGTCTTGCCGATGGCTTCGGCGAGTTCAAGGAGGATACTGGGCTCCCCGACCCCGGATGCCAGGGTTCCATCCTTAGCTATAACCGCGGCGAAGACCTGAACCGCACGATCTTCATGAATGCTGCCGATGCCGAGACCCGCCGCAGCATGCGCGTCCGTGTGACgtatgacgatgatgccagGAAATACAACTACGGCCGCAAACTGGAAGATGCCCCAGTGCCGAGCTCGGGTCATCAGGGTGGGTACTCGAGCATGGTAAAGACCGGCGATTACCACATTGGTGCGCTTGTCGAGAGTGATTTCTTCAATGATGGGAGCAATGGTGGCTCGTACCGGACTATTCTCTGGCGCCGGTTCAATCTCTCTTGGGTCTTGCATGGGCCGAACAACTAG
- a CDS encoding uncharacterized protein (COG:T;~EggNog:ENOG410Q1P8;~SECRETED:SignalP(1-20)): MKSTPLLSLVSLSATALAAGCNVEGNLFQLQAFQTRDDGSRRTGSVQVAQIGDLGTETLAHFSASSAGGPETSTAVFYLNTDNNRLIVLDPFGLLHASNSYTDAAEGGELKFTFYNDTSRPEPYHWPVFGISEADDGEYLTVDGDAAAFKHCPTDAESSLLTGSIALGTADVGKDCVPLDGLKIYPVTSQISQE; encoded by the exons atgaAGTCTACCCCTCTCCTCTCGCTCGTCTCCCTCTCTGCAACGGCCCTCGCAGCCG GCTGCAACGTCGAAGGcaacctcttccagctccaagcCTTCCAAACCCGCGACGACGGCTCGCGCCGCACCGGCAGCGTCCAAGTTGCCCAAATTGGCGACCTGGGCACCGAAACCCTTGCCCACTTcagcgcctcctccgccggcGGGCCTGAAACCTCCACCGCAGTCTTCTACCTCAACACCGACAACAACcgcctcatcgtcctcgacCCCTTCGGCCTGCTGCACGCGTCAAACAGCTACACTGACGCGGCGGAGGGCGGCGAACTGAAGTTCACCTTCTACAATGACACCAGCCGGCCCGAGCCGTACCACTGGCCCGTCTTTGGGATTAGCGAGGCAGATGATGGGGAGTACTTGACTGTTGATGGGGATGCGGCTGCCTTCAAGCATTGTCCTACTGATGCGGAGAGTTCGCTGCTCACTGGGTCTATTGCGCTGGGCACGGCGGATGTTGGCAAGGACTGTGTGCCCCTGGACGGACTGAAGATTTACCCTGTTACCTCGCAGATTAGCCAGGAGTAG
- a CDS encoding uncharacterized protein (InterPro:IPR010839): MTIQWHGAEKAGRAQFKRPGVASPIATFDPSFMGTFTPALPYLQQRRIKVAVNAGSSEPDKLTGIVIAAIKEQNLNRKVAWIQGGL; this comes from the coding sequence ATGACAATACAGTGGCATGGTGCGGAGAAAGCTGGCCGAGCTCAGTTCAAACGCCCTGGTGTTGCTAGCCCTATTGCGACGTTCGATCCATCTTTCATGGGCACTTTCACTCCTGCCTTGCCTTACCTCCAGCAGCGTCGTATCAAAGTGGCCGTGAATGCGGGATCTAGTGAGCCAGACAAACTGACCGGAATCGTCATCGCTGCCATCAAAGAGCAGAACCTGAATCGTAAGGTCGCCTGGATCCAAGGGGGTCTCTGA